The following proteins are co-located in the Ailuropoda melanoleuca isolate Jingjing chromosome 13, ASM200744v2, whole genome shotgun sequence genome:
- the EEF1A2 gene encoding elongation factor 1-alpha 2 translates to MGLLLQEGPQTSEGSLQYPPAPRQLPPRGRDRPPGPDGLLFAQVPLTLLLPRHSWEFSRSVLLCLTGSGEPPLLSEPQCLPCLGSPRTSHSIPPAPYSPLPSHPGIGTVPVGRVETGILRPGMVVTFAPVNITTEVKSVEMHHEALSEALPGDNVGFNVKNVSVKDIRRGNVCGDSKSDPPQEAAQFTSQVIILNHPGQISAGYSPVIDCHTAHIACKFAELKEKIDRRSGKKLEDNPKALKSGDAAIVEMVPGKPMCVESFSQYPPLGRFAVRDMRQTVAVGVIKNVEKKSGGAGKVTKSAQKAQKAGK, encoded by the exons ATGGGGCTGCTGCTCCAGGAGGGGCCTCAGACAAGCGAGGGGTCCCTACAgtacccccccgcccccagacagCTGCCACCTCGGGGCAGGGACAGGCCTCCAGGTCCAGATGGGCTTCTCTTTGCCCAAGTTCCCCTCACTTTGCTCCTGCCTCGGCATTCCTGGGAATTCTCTCGTTCAGTCCTTCTTTGCCTGACCGGGTCAGGGGAGCCGCCGCTTCTGTCTGAACCTCAGTGTCTGCCTTGTCTGGGGTCTCCCCGCACCTCTCACTCCATCCCACCTGCCCCTTACAgcccccttccttcccatccagGCATTGGCACCGTGCCCGTGGGCCGCGTGGAGACGGGCATCCTTCGGCCAGGCATGGTGGTGACCTTCGCGCCTGTGAACATCACCACGGAGGTGAAGTCCGTGGAGATGCACCATGAAGCTCTGAGTGAGGCCCTGCCTGGCGACAACGTTGGCTTCAACGTGAAGAATGTGTCGGTCAAGGACATCCGTCGCGGCAACGTGTGCGGGGACAGCAAGTCCGACCCCCCCCAGGAGGCTGCCCAGTTCACCTCCCAG GTCATCATCCTGAACCACCCGGGGCAGATCAGTGCTGGGTACTCACCGGTCATTGACTGCCACACGGCGCACATCGCCTGCAAGTTTGCCGAGCTGAAGGAGAAGATTGACCGGCGCTCGGGCAAGAAGCTGGAGGACAACCCCAAAGCCCTGAAGTCCGGCGACGCAGCCATTGTGGAGATGGTCCCTGGAAAGCCCATGTGTGTGGAGAGCTTCTCTCAGTACCCGCCTCTTG GCCGCTTCGCGGTGCGCGACATGCGGCAGACGGTGGCCGTGGGCGTCATCAAGAACGTGGAGAAGAAGAGCGGCGGCGCCGGCAAGGTCACCAAGTCGGCGCAGAAGGCGCAGAAGGCGGGCAAGTGA